Below is a genomic region from Phacochoerus africanus isolate WHEZ1 chromosome X, ROS_Pafr_v1, whole genome shotgun sequence.
GGAGAGCAGCAACAAACATtcgtaaaatgtgtgcatggctgcacaCAACTCCCTCatctttatcatatcctgatatccCCCCTTGCCtctttgggtggtatttcagagctatctgaaatacctGGGCTGTAattaaggataaagaatgtcacagtcatctgcaaatgcagtcacctccaagggtgagagccttgagtcctgcaggctgtgaaaactcaggatattgGTCGGGATAgtggaggtgcatatcaaaggaatgatttcagtgagccaggcctcttttgttcctgctccctgccctttgttgcaaaaaactcctatgtatcctagctcctcccttgCCCCCTCGGAGAGGTTTCTCAGTGCTACCTGAGATACTGTCTCCAAgatttaagtcctaatttcaccccaaataaaacttaactctcaactttcaggttgtgcattttaaGTTGACACTTTCTTGTggatttaaacaaataatttcttcttcataTGAAAACTAAATATGTCTCCAGAGTGATTTAAGTTATTTTACAACtaggctaataataataatatctgccTGTAATATATATGTGGACAGAAAAGCCATTGCTATAtgttttaagtaatatttttactAAGAAATTCATCATGTCTAATTATTCTACAACAATATGCAAGTGCAATATGGGTCtcattcactgcagcatttctttttcttttcttttttttttagggccatacctgtggcatatggaagttcccaggctaggggtctaatcggagctgtagctgccagtctacaccacagacacagcaacacagggatctgagccatgtcttcgacctacaccacagctcacagcaatgccagatccccgacccacagagcaaggccaggaatcgaacccgcatcctcatggatactagttggattcatttccactgatccaagatggaaactcccacCGAAGCATTTCTAGTGCCTCACCCAGTGCATGCCtcttaatatttcttaaatggatgactaaagtgaatgaatgaatgaactaaaaaACCACCATATCATTCTAGAAACCAGATGTTGTAGTTAAAAGATGTGACAGGTTAAAGACCTGGACATCAGCCTCTACACAAGTAGAAAAAGTGCCTACATACCCAATGCAATTTTAGAAGTACAGCCAAAAGTCCAAGGTGCCTAAAAATAGTGCCTACCCATTCTTTTTTAGTGCTAGCAATCCCAACATTAGAATCATTCCTTTGGGATGAACGGTTTGCATTCTCCAATGTTGTCTTTTGAAATACAAATACATTGGGAAGAAAATAACAATTTCTTTTACTCTTAATCATCAACACAATGACAAGAATTTGTTTATAGACTCAGCATCACTTAGAGTTAAGGATAGGATTTTAAAGTTAGATAGATCTGGGTTGGAATCCTGTTCTTCCACTTAGAAGCAATGGAATATCAACTGAATTAACTTCACCAAACCTTAGTTTCCttaatcataaaataaagaataaaatattttcccaggattgtgaaaattaaatgagatgatataatGAAGTGTCAATCATGGAGTTTGACATTAAATGCTTAATAAACTGTAGCactaattgttattattatggtCTCCAATAAATTGTCAGTTTTGAAAACGCGCAGGATAAGAAGTTAAAGGCTGCTTTTAGGGAGGGCCTGGGTCCAGAGAGGCACAAGTTGGCACTGAGGGTCTAGAATGGTGGATTCTGAAAAGAAGAGTAAGAATGAGCTGAAGGAAGCCTCTCTAGCTTTGCAATGTTACTTGACGTCAATCTTGTCCAGTGATGATCATTAATTGGGGGCAGTAGGATTGCTTTAGTTTCTCTATCTGGAGTACCAAATTGTTTTGgagaggtttgttttgttttatttacatccTGTCCACATAGGCAATCTCTTTACCCAGTAAAGGTGATATTatgggagggaaaaagaaagaatatgtggCCAAGAGGCCAAAAGGCTCATAAACTGCTGACAGTATAAGGATACTTCTTCTGACAAACTTAGTTGAGGGCCAAGATTCATACTTCTGTCACTGGTATTACCAATACCTTTCTATCTGTACCATGTGTTAATACCACCTTGTCTCTTACAGTCTCCTCTACTGAATATTAAGGTACTTTAAGATATGGGCCCTGCCTTATTTATCTCTCTATCCTCAATACCTAGTGCAGAACCTGGCAGAtactaggtgctcagtaaatatttgataaattgaagcaaataaaaaagcaatcctgttcaacaaaacttttaaaaaccataCAAAACAGCTTAAGTTAGATCTATcttaatgtctttttatttcagggggtggggagtggatgTTATCTCTGAGAGTCTGAAAATAATCCTCGTCCTCATCAACTTAGGTTGCTATAATAAATACCGCAGATTGGTGGGTTAAACCACCAACagttatttctcatagttctggaggctgagaaatcaACCATCAGTTAtgggtgtctggtgagagccctcttctaGTTTTCTGTGTCCTCACAAGGCAAAGACAGAGAGAGGTCTATAGTCTTACAATCACATCATGGAGGCTCCACCCTCATGGTCTCCTTTAAACCTCATTACCTCCAAAGCCCCCACCTCCCAATACTATCACATTAGGAATCAGGGctttaatatatgaatttgggggtgaggtgggacacaaacattcagtccatagcaaccCCTATGGACACCGTTTCATTTACAATACAGTCCCATGCCATGAACTGTGAAGATGGCATCAGAGCAAAGTGTTGATCTATGCATGGCCTTACATGCCCCTTTGGACTCATTGCCTACATATTCAGACGAACACAATACTTGATAGAGAGCTTCCTTACTGTGCTTGTTTATGAATCAAGCACTTTGTTCACTTAGTAGAATTTAATATTCTTAATGTGCACTTTGATTCTTTATGCCTTTATCTTTGTTCTGAATTTCTGGGGAGTTTCCTTCTTTGGGGAACATTAGCTTTCCAGTGGATACCATTTCTGTTCTGCCTGGGGTATTCTGTTTCATCTGTTCAAGTGCTGCTTTTGTTCAAATAGTCTTTTtgacttggagatttttttttttcaatcaagctttttgctcaatttttttttatcccttGTAAGGGGTAtggattaatttatttctttcttgtctcCCTTCTAGTAATTTTGATTTAATCTTGGTCTCACATGCTAATTTTGTGTCTCACTGGTGCTTTTCCAAATTCTCCTCTTTGATTAGTCTGTCTAGTGAAGGTCTTTGATAACGAGGAGGAGGATAAACATTCATACAGTCTTGTGTTTTTGAAACAGTTTTACTCTATAGCAAACTGAATATAATGGGAACAAAGCTATTGGTAAGACTAAATATTTCAGATAATCGAGATGAGTCCAAATAATGCATGCATATTAATACCATACTTTGGTGTTTATCtccactgggtttttttgttttgttttgtttgatggcagcacctgtggcatatggaagttcccaagctaggtagggattggatcagagctgcagctgctggcctatgccacagccacagcaacgccagatccttaacccactgagcgaggccagggattgaacctgcatcctcatggatgctagctgtgttcataacccactgagccacaatagaaactcctatcTCCACTGTTTTTCCATGCAAATCTTTATTTACCCTTCTCCCAGTGGAGTACTGGCACCTGCAACTGATTGGATGGCTACTGTCAATAAGCCCTATCACCTGAAAATCTGTACTCTTTGCACTCAGATATTGGAAATTATTACTTATATTAGCCCTGTATTGCCTTGCTACGATGGTGAGTAGCACACATTACATAAAAGATAGGTCAAGGGGGAAACAAAACCCTCAATTAATTGGTTTCATGGACccaatgttatttaaaaatttattcaatgGAATGAAAAATTAAGCAATGTATTTTTTAGGAAATTCCAACATGTGCCATACAGTCATAGAGTATCACAGCTGCTCTTACAGGTGTGGAAATTAAGGCCCTAAGAAATAAAGTGATGGATTCATATCAACTGGCAAAGGAAGTTGCCTATCTTAGCATATTTTCTAGGCCTTCTGACTTCAAGTCCAGGATTCCTTTATTCTTGCAGGGCATATGATCTGCACATTCTCAAAGGGCCCATGTGCAGAAGGGACCTacacttggtttaatgctctgtgtCCACTGCCTTGAGATTCTTAATACTTTTCAATTAAGAGAGTCCCACATACTCATTTCACACTGGGCTCTTCAAATGATATGCTGGGTCTGAAGTCTTAGTATTATGACATTAAAACTTTATTGCTTAATAAAGCAAAACACTGTATAATTTGACTATTTGTTCTATTTCACTCACCAAAATTACTTACTAGgtacttttgtttgttcttaggAATATTCAGTTTGTTGCCCGTAAAAGAGTTAAAGTAGAGtgtgccttttgttttttgtttgtttgtttgtttgtttgtctttttgctatttcttgggctgctcccgcggcatatggaggttcccaggctagggactgaattggagctgtagccaccggcctacgccagagccacggcaacgtgggatccgagccgcatctgcaacctacaccacagctcacggcaacgctggatcgttaacccactaagcaagggcagggaccgaacccgaacccgcaatctcctggttcctagtcggattcgttaaccactgcgccacgacgggaacgccagtgTGCCTTTTGGAAATCAGTTAGATCCCTCTGAAATGAATGGGAAAATTCCTCaaggaggaaaataagaaagagaaggaaacgtCACCGAAAGTCTGTTTTGTGTGAGGCCCTATGCTAAGTGCTTCCTCCACataatttcttttattcctaCAAGGTTACTAAGCTTAATAGCTCTCCAGCCTGCcctatttgtggtattttgtctGTTGCATGATACATGTGGCTTCCAGGTCCCCACCCTCTGCTTCTTTCTGAGGTGATCTTACAGATATCCCCTCTCCAGTTTATTATTCCTCCCACCTCCAGAGACTGCCATACAAAGGCAGCTGCCTCCAGATATAATGAATTAGAATCAAGTCCCAGGTTTGTCAGACATTTTGGAATACTTCCCTCTATTAATTCTGATGTGTCTTCCTCGTTAAAGAGCCGTAGGTAGAatttaagtctttcattttgtaaatgaggaaaagggctgaaataaattatttgtataagGTCAATTAGCTTGTCAGTGGAAGGGTTCAAATTTAAACGTTGATTTTCTGACTCCCAATCCAATGCCCTTTTCAAAACACTGTGCTATCTTCTTGGATGTCCTATTTGTCACCACTCTGATAATACGTACTCACATGAAAACACTCAACCACCTCATATAGTaggacagtgcttctcaaacttcaatGCGTATATAAATCACGTGGAATCTCTTTAAATTATAGATTCTGATTCTGTAACTCTGAAGCATGGTCTGCATTTATAACAAGCTCCTAAAATGTGTCAATTCTGCTGTCCATGGATTATAATTTGAATAACTAGTTATTAATGCATTATCCAAAGCTTGGGTTAAGAGGCCAAACTTCTGACATGAATCTGCAAACACACTGCACTgttgataatgataatgataataatgataattgccaacatttattgagaaattttttaaatgttctatgcAAAGTATATAATTTCATCCTTCTAATAATCCCATGAAGACGGTACTATATTAAAcattgttttacagatgaggatgttGAACGTCAGGAGATTAAAGTAATTTTCCCAATACTATACACTAGTGAGTGACAACTAAGATGCAAGCTTTGTATTTTCAGAGTTCAAACTTATAACCACAaaagttctttcttttccctgGAAAGTGCTAATATTTAGAAAggtgagggaagaaggaagagggaaaaggaaatagaaaaaggaaatagtatTTATTAAGAGTCTTGTGAATGCCAGAGACAGTACTAGTTCCTTTTCCATAATATCTCATTTACTCTTTAAATTTACCATGGAAGTTTGGCATTATTATCTTCcttcaaagaattagaaaatcaagGATTAAAGACACCAAATCATTTGCCCAAGAACACACACTCAGAGTTAGTAAATGGGGAACCTGAGAGTTGAACACAAAATTTATGTTAAATCCATTAAATGATTCTGCTTCTTACTGGAATCAGTTGAGTGAAAGTTGGATTTATAACTTTTAGAAAGTAAATCAAAGGCCCTTAACTAGGATCCCAAAGATCACTACAGTGTCCTTGATTTTCTTCCCACATTTTTGAATACTTAAGGTATTGCTTCATTCTAAAGGAGTCTAGAATGGTGTAGCAGACATTATTACTACTCACCAATATCCAGTTTTGTTCTCCTCTGAGTAACTATAAAACCATACTTCTCAGATTCCTCACAGGTAGGTGGGGTCATGTTCCTATTTCTGGTCAAAGGGCTGTGCAGACATGATATGTGTTACTTATGGGCTGAAACACTTGTAACACTGCACAATTCCTCAGCTTTCACTTCTTTGGCAATTGCGGAAACTTCTGTTAAAACGATTCAAATTATTGCAGGCGTCTAGTCTAATTATTATAGGAATCTCTACCACATGGAGAAAAACTGCTCTGGAGAGCTGCCTCAACACACACTGGATTTTGTGGGAATGAGAACTAAGTATTTTCTGTGTTAGGCCACTAAGATACGGTTGTTTGTTAATGCTATAACAGCCTATTATATTCTGGTTAATATAGGTGGCATGGTATGCTAAATGAGCACCATAAGTATATGATCCCTATTATTACCACATTATGATATCTAGACTTATTTCTCTAGTTAGGTATTAAGGAAAATGTAGCTAGCTATTATAATCATGGATGATTGCTTTTGTTTACAACGAAGCTAGCTTAAGTAAGAAAACATCCAAAGTGAGAGAGCACAACAATATCTAAGTATGCATTGATTCTCTTTCATTGCTGTACTCGATAGAATAAAAAAAACTGTGACACTTCTCAGGTGACAGAGTTCTAGCCAAAGGAAGTTGAGGGAAGAAATCTGTacattttgaaaatcactttatttttgatggaaaatatatataaaaggattACTCATCCTCTGAAGTTGTAGAGTTTACTGAATATAACTCCGGTCGAGGTAATAAGTCTAGGTCCTCATTATAAACACTCATATTCTGTTATCTCTATTATATAGTCATGCTTATAGGAGCTATTAAACTGTATAGCAGTTACTGTTATTTGTTAACAGGgtaaaattatatgtgtgtgcacGCAAACATATACATAAtgtgtacataaatatatgtaaatctcTGTAACTTCAGTGTTTTCTCATTAATTTAgaaattatgtgaaaaatgtaCTCAAATAATGTTATTAGGTATGATGAggtatgaaatatatatgtgtgcctATAGATGTGTCTATATATGAGTGAATTTATTTTCCCCAACATTTTGAAAGTTGTGCTGAAATATTttatcctgggaatttccgtcgtgatgcagcggaaacgaatccaagtagtatccatgaggatgtgggtttgatccctggtctcgctcagtgggttggggaatctggcattgccttgagctgtggtgtaggtaacagacacagcttggatcctctgttgctgtggctgtggtgtaggctggcagctgtagctccaattggacccctagcctgggaacctccacatgccacaggtgtggccctaaaaagaaaaaaaaaattatccaaatcaTGTTATGTTATTAACCATGGGGTGGAATGAAATGTCACATCAGGTAATATTATACTGCTCTGATTTTCATACAATTTAATGTtgatttaaattaaagaaaacataattcaTAATAAAGGACATGTTGTTTATATCTGCCCAAGCCTAAGGTGGAAAACACACacagatttaaaataatgtataaaaatacttaaggtagtattttcatttcactttcattATTGAATATAATGTGACACAAAACCATAACACTTCCTATGCCCTAAAGATTTTGTTAATATAAACATGAAGCCAACAGTgtagacttttaaaaagatagctcaatttgaaaagacaaggaaataaccAAGACTTAAATTTGCCTTAACACAAAAACCTTTCTACTATTTTCCTATAGGGTTGCTTGTCATGTTGCCAGTGAAAAGAAGCCACATATACTTTGAGGGATTTGGTGAAGCCATGTACTCTGGAAAAGGCTGAACTGGATTCTGACTTagagaaaccaaagaaaatatgGGCAGTGTTTCTGTCAGCCCATTGACTCCataattgatgatttttttcttcaaatattttgaaatgagacATTAAGAGGCAGCAAAAACATTTGCCTCCAACAAGAGCTGGAACTGGATAGGGTAACTCATTTCTCTCAGTACAAACTGCATCTAGCATTTATACGTTACATACATGCATGCTAATGCCGTAAAAGAATTCCTGTTtggctctcttctcttctctgcctcctaCGTGTGGTTCAATTAGCGCCTCGCCATGTCTTCTCATAAGACTTtcaggatccagcaattcctggccaagaagcaaaagcaaaattgtCCCATTCCCCAATGGATTTGAAGGTAAACTGGTAATAAAATCAGGTACAACTCAAATAAAAGACATTGGAGAAGAACCAAGCTGGGTCTATAAGGAGTCCCTCACATGAGGCGGTGCACATATTTATGCTGCGTGGCAGTCACTTCCATCTTACCATATCGCTCTGaaaacatcacagccacagttgAATATATCAGGAAATGGGTCTCTTTGTGTTGGTGTTTCTGCATAGTGCTTTGCCTCAGTAATAAAGGCCTCTTGCTGGAGGCCTcttgttggaaaaaaaagaattcctgttcTTACAtgcccattttattatttatttatttatttatttatttattatttatttattttgttttcttttttgggccacacctgaggcatatgaaatttccctgggctaggggtcgaattggagctgcaactgctggcctataccatagccacagcaacactggatcccggCCGCATCTGCTATCTACTCTatagtttgcagcaatgctggatccttaacccactcagtgaagccagggattgaacccacatcctcaaagcaactatgtcaggtccttaacccactgagccacagtgcaaTTCCCATGAGTCCCTCTTAGAAACTCAAATGTGTTGATGTCTTTAAAATAGGTTATTTGCCAAGCAAAACTTCAATAGAGTGAACAAATCTTGGCATTCTTTTATACAGTATCTGCAGTGCTTGACCGTACATCTGGTTTtccaaaataccatagactgggtggctcataaacagcagaaatttagttctcacagttctggaatctgaaagtccaagatcaagatatCGGCAGAATCTATGTCTGGTTAGGCTTGATGTCCAGTGAGAGCCTACTTCCTAGTTCATAGATGGGCTTCTTGCTATACCTGCTCATggcaaaaggaacaaagaagttctctaggttttcttttaaaagggcactaatatcattcatgagggctcactttcat
It encodes:
- the LOC125118203 gene encoding LOW QUALITY PROTEIN: 60S ribosomal protein L39-like (The sequence of the model RefSeq protein was modified relative to this genomic sequence to represent the inferred CDS: substituted 2 bases at 2 genomic stop codons); translated protein: MSSHKTFRIQQFLAKKQKQNCPIPQWIXRXTGNKIRYNSNKRHWRRTKLGL